The following proteins come from a genomic window of Geothrix edaphica:
- a CDS encoding YajQ family cyclic di-GMP-binding protein — translation MASECSFDVVCKVDLDEVKNAVSQAMKEIGQRYDFKGSVSKIELKDDKVLVLNSDDEVKLKAVIDVLQTKLHKRGVSIRSMEYGKIEPATKGTVRQEVTIHQGIPVEKAKGLIKAVKDAKIKVQASIQGDQLRVSGKSRDDLQEVIALFKKDDQGLDLQFTNYRG, via the coding sequence ATGGCCAGCGAATGTTCTTTTGACGTGGTGTGCAAGGTGGACCTGGACGAGGTGAAGAACGCCGTCTCCCAGGCCATGAAGGAGATTGGCCAGCGCTACGACTTCAAGGGCTCGGTATCCAAGATCGAGCTCAAGGACGACAAGGTGCTGGTGCTCAACAGCGATGACGAGGTGAAGCTCAAGGCCGTCATCGATGTGCTGCAGACCAAGCTGCACAAGCGCGGCGTGAGCATCCGCAGCATGGAATACGGCAAGATCGAACCCGCCACCAAGGGCACCGTCCGCCAGGAGGTCACCATCCACCAGGGCATTCCCGTGGAGAAGGCCAAGGGGCTCATCAAGGCCGTCAAGGACGCCAAGATCAAGGTCCAGGCCAGCATCCAGGGCGACCAGCTCCGGGTGAGCGGCAAGAGCCGCGACGACCTGCAGGAAGTCATCGCCCTCTTCAAGAAGGACGACCAGGGTCTGGACCTTCAGTTCACCAACTACCGGGGCTGA
- a CDS encoding NUDIX hydrolase: MRLLHRHPEGFDPNAAWTQESESVRQDSRLFRQIVAQRRSPHTGRQHAFYRLQGPDWVNVVAFTREGDLLVVEQFRHGIDASTLEIPGGGCDGGEIPEAAARRELREETGFVSDRWVPLGSCTPNPATQNNRCHSFLALDCELQGDLELDPAEELQVWACSWSEWQARMRQGEVHHALVLSAFQLLSLWEGWPALRERLEGSGEKRGQD; this comes from the coding sequence ATGCGGCTCCTGCACCGCCACCCGGAAGGCTTCGACCCGAACGCGGCCTGGACCCAGGAATCCGAGAGTGTGCGGCAGGATTCCCGCCTCTTCCGGCAGATCGTGGCCCAGCGGCGGAGCCCCCATACCGGCCGCCAGCATGCCTTCTACCGCCTCCAGGGGCCCGACTGGGTGAACGTGGTGGCCTTCACCCGGGAGGGCGACCTGCTGGTGGTTGAGCAGTTCCGGCACGGCATCGACGCCTCCACCCTGGAGATCCCGGGCGGGGGCTGCGATGGGGGCGAGATCCCGGAAGCGGCCGCTCGGCGGGAGCTCCGGGAGGAGACCGGGTTCGTCTCTGACCGCTGGGTTCCGCTGGGCTCCTGCACCCCGAACCCGGCCACCCAGAACAACCGCTGCCATAGCTTCCTGGCCCTGGATTGCGAGCTCCAGGGAGACCTGGAGTTGGATCCCGCCGAGGAACTGCAGGTCTGGGCCTGCTCCTGGTCTGAATGGCAGGCCCGCATGCGCCAGGGGGAGGTCCACCACGCCCTGGTGCTGTCCGCCTTCCAGCTTCTGAGCCTCTGGGAAGGTTGGCCCGCGCTGCGAGAGCGGCTGGAGGGCTCGGGTGAAAAGCGGGGGCAGGATTAA
- a CDS encoding rhodanese-like domain-containing protein codes for MFENGIHLSAETYRDLPETVQRLDVREQWEYDLARIPGAILIPLGELAERVAELDPARPVAAYCHHGTRSLYAVRFLQGAGFRDLAHLAGGIDAYSRLDPSIPRY; via the coding sequence GTGTTTGAGAACGGTATCCATCTGTCAGCCGAAACCTACCGGGACCTTCCGGAAACGGTTCAGCGCCTCGACGTGCGGGAACAGTGGGAATACGACCTGGCGCGGATCCCCGGCGCCATCCTCATCCCCCTGGGCGAGCTGGCGGAGCGGGTGGCGGAGCTGGACCCCGCCCGGCCCGTGGCCGCCTATTGCCACCACGGCACCCGCAGCCTCTATGCCGTGCGGTTCCTCCAGGGTGCGGGCTTCCGGGATCTGGCCCACCTGGCCGGTGGCATCGACGCCTACAGCCGCCTGGATCCATCCATTCCGAGGTACTGA
- the udk gene encoding uridine kinase: MTDRPMLVGIVGGSGSGKTSVAAELVKRLRRRSVATLLLDMDAYYAPLELVKSRFGSLPVNWDHPHAFDLDLMAAHLAALHRGESIRKPTYDFTISDRTGWEESVPPGQVVILEGLLLFALPELRDQLDMKVFVDTDADIRILRRIRRDTRERGRSLESVMDQYEQSVRPMHLEFVEPSKRWADLIVPTGVENRTALDVITRHICSRVLDQGEPQRV, translated from the coding sequence ATGACCGACAGGCCGATGCTGGTGGGCATCGTGGGGGGCTCCGGCAGCGGGAAGACGTCCGTGGCCGCGGAGCTGGTGAAGCGCCTGCGGCGACGCTCGGTGGCCACGCTCCTCCTGGACATGGACGCCTACTACGCCCCGCTGGAACTGGTGAAATCCCGCTTCGGCAGCCTGCCCGTGAACTGGGACCATCCGCACGCCTTCGACCTGGACCTCATGGCCGCCCACCTGGCGGCCCTCCATCGCGGCGAGAGCATCCGCAAGCCCACCTACGATTTCACCATCTCCGACCGCACCGGCTGGGAGGAATCCGTGCCGCCGGGACAGGTGGTGATCCTGGAGGGGCTGCTGCTCTTCGCGCTGCCGGAGCTGCGCGACCAGCTGGACATGAAGGTGTTCGTGGACACGGATGCCGACATCCGCATCCTCCGCCGCATCCGGCGGGACACCCGGGAGCGGGGCCGCAGCCTCGAGAGCGTCATGGACCAGTACGAACAGAGCGTCCGCCCCATGCACCTGGAGTTCGTGGAACCCAGCAAGCGCTGGGCCGATCTCATCGTCCCGACAGGTGTGGAGAACCGCACGGCTCTGGACGTCATCACCCGCCACATCTGCAGCCGCGTGCTGGATCAGGGAGAACCTCAGCGTGTTTGA
- a CDS encoding type II secretion system protein GspG, producing MHRTRFAPALALLTLLAGCSSEDPRLPGNLYEEARKLNLEGRSLEARAMMKQLVDRYPDTEAARQATRDLFLIEAFVSRDLADRQKQVRAALKRITDALIRYRTKTGEYPESLQGLVPEYLEQVPEAPWGHPFLYRPYVTRPVEEVQVKRGPVRQKFNTKLDGYYLACLGTDGVPGGEGLAGDILIKDGAPWTDGPFPPVPQPQPLR from the coding sequence ATGCATCGCACGCGCTTCGCCCCAGCCCTGGCCCTTCTCACGCTCCTGGCCGGATGCAGCTCCGAAGATCCCAGGCTGCCCGGAAACCTCTACGAGGAGGCCCGCAAGCTGAACCTGGAGGGCCGGAGCCTGGAGGCCCGGGCGATGATGAAGCAGCTGGTGGATCGCTACCCGGACACCGAGGCCGCCCGCCAGGCCACCCGGGACCTGTTCCTCATCGAGGCCTTCGTGAGCCGGGACCTGGCGGACCGCCAGAAGCAGGTGCGGGCGGCCCTCAAGCGGATCACCGACGCCCTGATACGCTACCGGACCAAGACTGGGGAGTACCCGGAGTCGCTGCAGGGACTGGTGCCCGAGTATCTGGAGCAGGTGCCCGAGGCCCCCTGGGGCCATCCGTTCCTCTACCGGCCCTATGTCACCCGCCCGGTGGAGGAAGTCCAGGTCAAGCGCGGCCCGGTCCGGCAGAAGTTCAACACCAAGCTTGATGGCTACTACCTGGCCTGCCTCGGCACCGACGGTGTCCCCGGCGGCGAGGGGCTCGCCGGCGACATCCTCATCAAGGACGGCGCCCCCTGGACCGATGGCCCCTTCCCGCCCGTGCCCCAGCCGCAGCCCCTTCGCTAA
- the tdh gene encoding L-threonine 3-dehydrogenase yields MKALLKTKREEGIWMGEAPMPEVGPNDVLIRVHKSAICGTDVHIYNWDDWAQKTIPVPMVVGHEYFGIIERVGAEVEGYKPGDRVSGEGHITCGHCRNCRAGKRHLCRNTVGVGVNRTGSFAEYLSIPAFNVFKVPDNVPDEVASIFDPYGNAAHTALSFDMVGEDVLITGAGPIGIMAVAIAKHVGARHIVITDVNEYRLDLARKMGATVAVNPMKKSLPEVMKDLGMTEGFDVGLEMSGNRNAFESLLEAMHHGGRVALLGILPGDCAIDWSQVIFKGLILKGIYGREMFETWYKMAAMVQSGLDITPVITHRFGIDDFQKGFDAMRSGQSGKVILDWGVK; encoded by the coding sequence ATGAAAGCCCTGTTGAAGACCAAGCGCGAGGAAGGCATCTGGATGGGCGAGGCGCCCATGCCCGAAGTGGGCCCCAACGATGTGCTGATCCGGGTCCACAAGAGCGCCATCTGCGGCACGGACGTGCACATCTACAACTGGGACGACTGGGCCCAGAAGACCATTCCCGTGCCCATGGTGGTGGGCCACGAGTACTTCGGCATCATCGAGCGGGTGGGCGCCGAGGTCGAAGGCTACAAGCCCGGCGACCGGGTGAGCGGCGAGGGCCACATCACCTGCGGCCACTGCCGGAACTGCCGGGCGGGCAAGCGCCACCTCTGCCGGAACACCGTGGGCGTCGGCGTGAACCGCACGGGCTCTTTCGCCGAATACCTGTCCATTCCCGCCTTCAACGTCTTCAAGGTGCCCGACAACGTCCCGGACGAGGTGGCCTCCATCTTCGACCCCTACGGCAACGCCGCCCACACGGCCCTCAGCTTCGACATGGTGGGCGAGGACGTGCTGATCACGGGGGCGGGCCCCATCGGCATCATGGCTGTGGCCATCGCCAAGCACGTGGGCGCCCGACACATCGTCATCACGGACGTGAACGAGTACCGCCTGGATCTGGCCCGGAAGATGGGTGCCACCGTGGCCGTGAATCCCATGAAGAAGAGCCTCCCAGAGGTGATGAAGGACCTGGGGATGACCGAGGGCTTCGACGTGGGCCTGGAGATGAGCGGCAATCGCAACGCCTTCGAGTCCCTGCTCGAGGCCATGCACCATGGCGGCCGCGTGGCCCTGCTGGGCATCCTCCCCGGCGACTGCGCCATCGACTGGAGCCAGGTGATCTTCAAAGGGTTGATCCTGAAGGGGATCTACGGACGCGAGATGTTCGAGACTTGGTACAAGATGGCCGCCATGGTCCAGAGCGGCCTGGACATCACCCCCGTCATCACCCACCGCTTCGGCATCGACGACTTCCAGAAGGGCTTCGATGCGATGCGCAGCGGGCAGAGCGGGAAGGTGATCCTCGATTGGGGCGTCAAGTAG